From Bacteroidota bacterium, the proteins below share one genomic window:
- a CDS encoding transposase yields MDAFADSCKLEEFGFTHAKHAPEGRPPYYPGDLLKLYIYGYLNRIRSSRLLEKECKRNLELMWLLKELTPDHNTIANFRRDNPKAIKLVFRKMVTLCKRLDLRRLMSILGLNGLKQAVQSILSLLVKRIPAIKLFKNPIRYVVSYFSPKTTSYHFSLNICTFIP; encoded by the coding sequence ATCGATGCATTTGCCGACAGCTGTAAACTTGAAGAGTTTGGCTTTACCCATGCAAAGCATGCCCCGGAAGGAAGGCCACCCTATTATCCCGGTGACCTTCTGAAACTCTATATTTACGGATATCTGAACAGAATCCGCTCTTCAAGATTGCTGGAGAAAGAATGCAAACGCAACCTGGAACTCATGTGGCTTCTCAAGGAACTTACTCCTGATCACAACACCATCGCTAATTTCAGAAGAGACAACCCCAAAGCCATCAAATTGGTTTTTCGTAAGATGGTCACCCTGTGCAAACGCCTTGACCTGAGAAGACTTATGTCCATCCTTGGCTTGAATGGCCTGAAACAGGCTGTTCAAAGCATTTTATCGTTATTAGTTAAGCGTATTCCTGCCATAAAACTTTTTAAAAACCCAATAAGATACGTTGTGAGCTACTTTTCCCCAAAAACTACGTCATATCATTTTTCTCTGAATATTTGTACCTTTATTCCTTAA
- a CDS encoding nucleoside-diphosphate sugar epimerase/dehydratase, producing MFLPTTNIPRWAIFLIDIFIVLSAVILAYLLRFNFDIPYSDRITLPYVLAYFFIVKSLSFIIARTYAGIIRYTSTEDAIRIVMVNLLCSIFFGLTNIVTYFFITHKYLIPFSIIIIEFFVSIFAMTTFRMLVKMAYLELINPSKEKSNVIIFGAGESGVITKRALDRDAGSKHKVIAFIDDDIKKHGAKLEGVTIYGTDKLADLIKAHAVTQVILAVQKLSPQRKKEIIEMCLPFDLRLFNVPPVVKWINGELSFNQIKGINIEDLLERDVIKLDERKLSKEIAGKTILITGAAGSIGSELVRQLAGYMPLKLILIDQAETALYELELECTEASHITSFEVIIADICNEMRMEAIIRSTKPDIIYHAAAYKHVPMMENNPIEALRTNVTGTRIVADLAVKYGVKKFIMISTDKAVNPSSVMGASKRLSEIYAQALNQRNSTKFITTRFGNVLGSNGSVIPLFRRQIEKGGPITITHPDISRFFMTIPEACQLVLEAGTMGSGGEIYVFDMGKSVKIVDLAMKMIKLSGLTLGKDIQIVYSRLRPGEKLFEELLSDKENILPTHHPQIMIARERPYEPDITVGKIDHLIALLDTQDNDAIVREMKEILPEYKSVNSVYERLDEE from the coding sequence ATGTTCCTTCCAACTACCAACATACCCAGATGGGCCATTTTCCTGATCGATATTTTTATCGTTCTCTCAGCCGTCATACTTGCCTACCTGCTGCGGTTCAACTTTGACATACCATATTCTGACAGAATCACGCTGCCTTATGTGCTCGCCTATTTTTTTATCGTAAAAAGTTTGAGTTTTATCATTGCCCGAACTTATGCAGGCATCATCAGGTATACCAGCACTGAAGATGCAATAAGGATTGTGATGGTTAACCTGCTTTGCAGCATCTTCTTTGGGCTGACCAACATCGTAACATATTTTTTCATCACGCATAAATATCTCATTCCTTTCTCCATCATTATCATTGAGTTTTTTGTTTCCATTTTTGCCATGACGACCTTCAGGATGCTGGTAAAGATGGCCTATCTTGAGCTAATTAATCCCTCGAAAGAGAAATCGAATGTGATCATTTTCGGTGCCGGCGAGTCAGGTGTCATCACAAAAAGAGCGCTGGACAGGGATGCAGGTTCGAAACACAAGGTGATTGCATTTATTGATGACGACATCAAAAAACATGGTGCCAAGCTGGAGGGTGTCACCATTTATGGTACTGATAAATTAGCCGATCTTATAAAAGCCCATGCCGTGACCCAGGTCATTCTTGCAGTTCAGAAGCTCAGTCCCCAGCGTAAAAAGGAGATCATCGAGATGTGCCTGCCCTTTGACTTAAGGTTATTTAATGTCCCCCCGGTGGTCAAGTGGATCAATGGAGAGCTGAGTTTTAACCAGATAAAGGGGATTAACATCGAAGATCTGCTGGAGCGGGATGTGATAAAACTTGACGAGAGGAAGCTCAGCAAGGAAATAGCAGGGAAAACCATTCTCATCACAGGAGCTGCGGGTTCTATCGGGAGTGAGCTGGTGCGTCAACTGGCCGGTTACATGCCACTGAAACTGATCCTGATTGACCAGGCTGAAACAGCCCTTTACGAGTTGGAGCTGGAATGTACAGAAGCCTCCCATATTACAAGCTTTGAGGTCATTATTGCCGATATATGCAATGAAATGCGCATGGAAGCTATCATCCGGAGCACCAAGCCTGATATCATCTATCATGCGGCTGCATATAAGCATGTGCCCATGATGGAGAATAATCCCATAGAGGCATTGCGGACAAATGTTACCGGCACCAGGATAGTGGCTGACCTAGCGGTAAAGTATGGTGTAAAGAAATTTATCATGATATCTACCGATAAAGCCGTCAATCCTTCCAGTGTCATGGGTGCTTCAAAACGCCTTTCCGAGATTTATGCACAGGCACTGAATCAGAGGAATTCGACAAAGTTCATCACCACGCGCTTTGGTAATGTGCTGGGATCGAATGGGTCTGTGATACCTCTTTTCCGCAGGCAAATAGAGAAAGGTGGCCCAATAACTATCACTCACCCTGATATCTCGCGTTTTTTCATGACCATACCCGAAGCCTGCCAGCTTGTTCTTGAAGCCGGCACTATGGGCTCAGGTGGTGAGATTTATGTGTTTGACATGGGTAAATCGGTCAAAATCGTAGATCTGGCCATGAAAATGATCAAGCTATCGGGGCTTACATTGGGAAAGGATATTCAGATCGTTTACTCACGTCTTAGACCGGGTGAAAAGCTTTTTGAAGAGCTGCTCAGTGACAAGGAAAACATTTTACCCACGCATCACCCGCAAATAATGATAGCAAGAGAAAGACCCTACGAACCGGATATTACTGTCGGAAAAATCGATCATCTAATTGCTCTGCTGGATACGCAAGATAATGATGCCATCGTCAGGGAAATGAAAGAGATACTGCCAGAGTATAAAAGCGTGAATTCGGTATATGAGAGGCTAGATGAAGAATGA
- the gcvT gene encoding glycine cleavage system aminomethyltransferase GcvT codes for MKYTAFTKFHEELGGRMVEFAGYYMPVQFEGVNAEHETVRKSLGVFDVSHMGEVWIKGPKALDFIQHITANDAARLYDGKVQYSCFPNGKGGIVDDLLVYRINSETYLLVINAANIDKDWSWIVRQGERFGLKPARELVNASDDTAQLAVQGPLALKAMQKLTRESVTDMEYYTFKIIEFAGVKNVLFSITGYTGSGGCEIYMKNSDGPKIWKAVFEAGKEFGIKPIGLGARDTLRLEMGFCLYGNDINDTTSPLEAGLGWITKFTGTKDFIDKAYLLKQKSEGLTRRLMGFEMVDKGIPRQHYEITNREGEKIGEVTSGTMAPSLKIPVGMGYVKAGYWALDTEIYINIRGKALKAKVVKIPFYKTNIP; via the coding sequence ATGAAATACACTGCCTTTACAAAATTCCACGAAGAGCTTGGCGGACGGATGGTTGAGTTCGCTGGATATTACATGCCGGTTCAATTCGAAGGTGTCAATGCCGAACACGAAACAGTCCGGAAAAGCCTTGGTGTTTTCGATGTTTCCCACATGGGAGAGGTGTGGATTAAAGGACCTAAAGCTCTTGACTTTATTCAGCATATAACCGCCAATGATGCTGCCAGACTTTATGACGGGAAAGTCCAGTATTCCTGTTTCCCCAATGGTAAGGGCGGCATCGTCGATGACCTTCTTGTTTACCGCATCAACAGCGAAACATATCTTCTGGTCATTAATGCCGCCAATATCGATAAGGATTGGAGCTGGATTGTCAGGCAGGGTGAACGCTTTGGCCTTAAACCCGCCAGGGAGCTTGTCAATGCTTCCGACGACACAGCCCAGCTCGCCGTTCAGGGCCCTCTGGCGTTGAAAGCTATGCAGAAGCTGACACGGGAATCCGTGACCGACATGGAATATTATACATTTAAAATTATCGAATTTGCTGGAGTAAAGAATGTCCTGTTTTCAATCACAGGATACACAGGTTCAGGTGGTTGTGAGATATATATGAAAAATTCCGATGGCCCGAAAATATGGAAAGCGGTGTTTGAAGCCGGCAAGGAATTCGGGATAAAACCTATCGGGCTTGGCGCACGCGACACCCTGCGCCTCGAGATGGGCTTCTGCCTCTACGGCAACGACATCAATGATACCACATCACCTTTGGAAGCCGGGCTCGGATGGATCACGAAATTTACCGGCACAAAGGATTTTATCGATAAAGCCTACCTTCTCAAACAGAAAAGTGAAGGCCTGACACGCAGGCTGATGGGCTTTGAGATGGTCGACAAAGGCATTCCGCGGCAGCATTATGAAATCACCAACAGGGAAGGGGAGAAGATAGGGGAGGTGACATCCGGTACCATGGCACCATCGCTGAAGATCCCTGTTGGCATGGGCTATGTTAAAGCCGGCTATTGGGCGCTGGACACCGAAATATACATTAACATCCGTGGCAAAGCCCTGAAGGCGAAGGTTGTGAAGATACCATTCTATAAAACAAATATTCCCTAA